The Pochonia chlamydosporia 170 chromosome 3, whole genome shotgun sequence genome contains the following window.
AGACAAACTCCGCAGCCATCATGAGGGGTCAATGAAAGGAAATTGATGCGGTCATCCAAGGAATGGAAAATtctccaaccaacaactcTGAGTCAGCAAAACGCAGCTTGGCATTGCATTTGACGTGGTCTTCAATTATCCCTGTCTTTAAAATACATCTGACGGTAATAAATGGTCGTGAATGCCACAGCATATCCAAGCTTCAACCAATTTGTCCTGTGCAAACGCCAATTCAACATAACGAGCCCCGGGCAAGTCGGCAGAGGCGGAATGTGGTTTCAAATATGAGCCTTGATTCGAAGTTGCGGCCAGGCATGTTGGTATTGTACTATATCCTAACACATGGGGAATTCTTTTGGGAAACATCGAAATACTCTCTCTGACTTTCATTGTTGAAACTCGGCCGAAGGTGGGCTCGATACTTCACATGCCCATAACGGTGAAGTAACTGGCTGCATTCAAATGCTCAAAAGACGCGGAAAGCTTCCCGGGCTGCCAGAGTTCCCAGCTTCAAAGCCGCCTTTTCCAAGGGCTTCACGAAGTTGGTAAGCTCAATACCAATATGAACGCCGACGGGAAGAGCCATTGCGTAGATGGCATACGCGCTGTATGTCGAAGTAAGTTTGTTGTAATACTAGCAAAAGAGGTCAGGAATCAGGATATCGTGCAGGAAGTCGTCTTGAAGGTCGGGGAAAGTGAGGCTGACAAAAGAAAGCCATACTGTCACTGCCGCGCATACGCCTCATAATTGGGAAGCGGCAGTCAAAATCTTGTCATCTTGATAGATTTGGAATAGAAGCCTAGAAGACGAGATAGCGATTAGTTCCAACGAGTCTCAGGATGGCAGGCAACACACTTTCAGCTGGGTGTGCAAATCGCAGAATCAGTTGTCATGAGGAAATAAAAATCCATCTTACTACATAACACAAAGCATAACATTCCATCACGAAATGTGAGCCGCATCACTCAACAATCACATCACGTACCCCCCGCCCCCTCAGCTCCAAAAAGTGATCAACAAGAGAAACAACCTGCTCCTCAAAACTCTTAAACTCAATACCAAACGTTTTCCTTGCCTTGGCATTATCAACTTTTGCAAGCACCGTAACAGGCGGAGTAATCGAATCGAACTTGAACACGCCCGCCGCATATTCCTTTGGATAGTGCCTCCTCACAATGTCAAACGAGTCAGCCCATACAACAGCGCTGTAATTCGGACCAGCCGCCAAGAAAGCCTGATTTCCCTCAATTTTCGGATCCAAAGATAAAACATGCAGCTTTGCGACGTCATCAACATGCACGGTGATTCCATTCATGGGGTTGTCGCGTGGCTGTCCGAGAATAGGGCCAATGACAAACCCATTAGTCCctttgccaatgttgctGACATCTGTGACAGTGTTGTCCCGTCCAATAACAAAGGTCGGTAGAATGGAAATAACGTCAAAGGAGGGTTTTTTTTCCTTTACAAAGTCCTTGGTGGCTTGGAATGATAGGCCCTTTGAGGCAGAATA
Protein-coding sequences here:
- a CDS encoding NAD(P)-binding domain-containing protein (similar to Metarhizium robertsii ARSEF 23 XP_007823381.1), which gives rise to MAGDLVLLTGGTGMIGFKTLIKLLEAGYSVRAAVRNQAGFDKISALKPTANYKQQLSSVVVPDITIPGAYDEAVKGVKYIVHVASPLAGKSQGNDYEAAIIQPAIQGTVGILESANKTVGIERIVITASVASLASTARLSTGKIVDEQTHDVQTKGPFTNEFAAYSASKGLSFQATKDFVKEKKPSFDVISILPTFVIGRDNTVTDVSNIGKGTNGFVIGPILGQPRDNPMNGITVHVDDVAKLHVLSLDPKIEGNQAFLAAGPNYSAVVWADSFDIVRRHYPKEYAAGVFKFDSITPPVTVLAKVDNAKARKTFGIEFKSFEEQVVSLVDHFLELRGRGYYNKLTSTYSAYAIYAMALPVGVHIGIELTNFVKPLEKAALKLGTLAAREAFRVF